The genome window TGGACCACCTTTTGGGGTTGGGACTGGGAGGTACTGTCATATGGCAGTTTTGGTCCTACCTCAAAGGAAGATATGAGTGTGGTGCTGGGGAATTGCCGCTTCATTCCTTGGCCGCTGAGTCCCACAAGTCATCTTGATCTCCATGGTTTTAAGCATCTACATGAAGCTAGCAGAGAGATCATCCAGAAATTTTGGCTGAgttgccaccaatatgctgatggtACTCAGCTCTATCTCATGCTTCTACCAGAATCCAGGGACATTTTGGAAACCATGGACAGGTGCTTGGAGACAGTTCTGGAGTGAATGAGGACTTACAAactgaaacttagtcctgacaaaATGGAGATGCTGCTTGTGGGGAGGAGGTTTGATCCAGGAAATGTATAtttcctgttctggatggggttaaACTCCTCCTAAAACAGGTTTCTAGCCtaaaggtgctgctggatcacGGCTTCCTGTTAGATGAACAGGTTTCAGTAGTATCCAGGGGTGCCTTTCACCAGCTTCAAGTCAGCATAAGCCTTTACAGGGAAAGAAAGATCTTGCCAATGTGAATACTCTGGTTACATATAGATTAGATCACTGTAATACTCCCTACATTTGGTTGCAATAGAAAACTGTCCAAAAGAGACAATTGGCACAGAATGAGCGACCACAATGTTGCCTAGAGTGGGTCATATGATCTATACCTCTCCAATCTTATACCTTAGACaatggctcccaatttgtttctggacTCAATTCAAGGAGTTAgaattgacctttaaagccctatactGCTTGGAGCTAGCAAACTGCAAGaaatgccttctcccatatgaacctacccatcCACTCCAGTTATCTGCTTTGGATGCCTCCGCCATCTGTGCATACACAGACGGCAACACAAGAAGGGCATTCTCAATTATGAtgccaaaactctggaactccttCTCGAGAGACTCATTTTTCTCCCTCTATTGTTGTCTTCCAGGAGTGGGCaaaggctttttgtttgtttctttggtaTATTCCCAACAACTGTTACTGGTCCCCCTGACTTGTTTTGGAGCTTTGTGTGTTCATATATTTTTATGAAATTATTTTACTTATACTTTACTTCAAATACTGTTTTAATGCTGAAATGCTTCAATGTTTTGATTTTCTCTGCCTTGAtgaccctatttgggtggaaaggcaacataaaaatgttttaaacaaataataaaataatgaaaacctAAAGTCCTAAAAGCAAAATATGTTCCAATGCACAAAAATTACAATTTACCATCCAAACTCATTCCCATAACAAACTCATTTGGTTGCAATAGAGTTTGTTATTCCCATAACAAACTTTCTTTCCCTGTAAAACAAACTCATTCCCATAACTCATAGCAAACGACATAGAACatagtataatttttaaaaattaaaatagctaGTTAAATTTCACTTATTTAATACAGCAATATCAATAAAACCTATTGATAAGTTTCTTGGAGATAAAAGAGGAAATCTTACTCAAGCCCTCACTGATAAAACAGGGACCACTGGTCACCACTGAGAAGCCACCTGCATTCAAGCTACCCCACTGGTTTCAGTTACACTAAGCATGGGCAGGGGTAGACACCAGACTCAGCATTTACTTAAAATACCTCTCTAACAGTAAAGAGCTGATGGGTGAATTTAACAGATACATCTTTAAATTAATGGATTTCGTCACTGCTAACCGAAACATACTGCTGTAACAAGTAGATAGCTGCTAGATTTACACTTCGGACTTGAGGAATGTTTCCCTATCTCATTTCAATGTCTTTTAGTGCATTATAGACAGGGTGCTCTGTTTATAAAAGTGCACATTAGGAGGCAAGTCTATCAAGAAGTTGGTGGTTTAGTAAATCCCAATTTCCATCACCAGTCTATTATGTTCCAGATCTCCAACAGTGATGCAGAAATAAGGATTTAAACTCACACGCACAACCCTAATTATTACAAAAGTCTCAACTGTTCCCCATATTGAATGCCTAAAAATGCAAATATTGCAAAATATGGAGAGTCctgtttttaagaagaagaggagtttggatttatatcccccctttctctcctgcaggagactcaaaggggcttacaatctccttgcccttcccccctcacaacaaacaccctgcgaggtaggtggggctgagagagctccgagaagctgtgactagcccaaggtcacccagctggcgtgtgtgggaatgtacaggctaatctgaattccccagataagcctccacagctcaggcggcagagctgggaatcaaaccaggttcctccagattagatacacgagctcttaacctcctacgccactgctgctccttaacattTTTTTCTCACTTATCTGCGTTCTAATCTGAAGCAACCAACAGCATCATACATACTGAAGAGTAAACTTTTGCTTTGATAACAGGCTAAAAAACAGTTATGGGTTCCACATTTGCTACTCTATGCTACTCTGAAACTTTAAGAACCACTGGCCCTTTAAGGCAAAAGAGAAGGAACCATATGTGTAGCTTCCATGGCTACATTCTGCATTTTTAGATTGGAGTATGAACTATAATAAAGGCTATGCTGGCTCTAGTTGCAGCTCTCTTCTCCCTTAAGCATCCACATTCTGACCTCTGTAAAACaaaacgggtgtgtgtgtgtgtgtctcaaagAACCACAATCACAATACATATTACAGCATGTTATATTTCTGTCTAGAAAACTATACGGGAATAATTCATAGTGTCTTTCATGCCGTTAAATAGCTAGTAACACAGATGAACAATAACCATATAACTGttgtacagtattttttttcttgtctgaACCTACAGATGTTCTTTAGTGGTAGCATTCTGAACGCTGGCTACAATGACAGTGCACTGTATTCCTTCATGAGCTCCCTATCATACATGCTCTCAAATACCTTCACCAGTGTCAAACATTGTGCTAGCCATCAAAGTTCCACAGGGTCCAGCAAGTGATGTTCAATAGAACTTATGGAAATCCAGTCTCCTACATAGCAGCATAGTAGACAAGCTCTCATGCAGCACTGCAGCATTCCACCAGGGAAAAACAGTGGTGCAGTAGCACCAATTATTGTTACTAGGGGTAGGACTAAGTCCAGGCATTGGATATGAATGTTGCCATCTCAATATCAGTAATCTAGAACCTGATCCTATGTACTGTTGTGCCTGGATTACAGCTCAGGACAAGCAGAATCTGTTTTATCCTTATGCTACCTTTTAGGCACCCTCATTATTTCTTTTGTGTGATACAAGGATTCATCCTCAAGCATTTTCCACAATTTCATACACTAATACAAGTCTATATCTTCAAGATCCAAGTCTAATGCTCTGGCACCCAGGCATTTACCCAGAAACAGTGTCATCAATCACCATCTTCTTTTTAACAATAATCTCTAAACTCATATACCATGTCATGACAAACAAAAGCATTTAAAGTCAatttctgcctttaaaaaattgctttaacATTATACTGTGCTCTCTGTCACCAGAGCAGGGACAACTGCAATGATGCAATCCCTCAGGAATATTCACTTGCGTACTGCACACCTTTCAGGTGGACTGTTTCTTCTAAAGCAGGATCATGTAATATTAATATGAACTCTACAATATTCCTTTTTTAGAGACAGCTGCAAGGAAAGAGATGGCTATTGAATAGAAAGCtatttttatatagatatatCAAAATAGGTCAGTCAGATGAGGAGGTTAATCAGCTGCAAATAACATTGCCATGTATATGAGCTATTCTGTCATTATAGCTGCCAAGACAGTTGGTGAAATGACACTAAATACAGAACCAGAAAGATACTAACAGAACAGAATTGCTGTCTCTAGAATCCCTCATTTCTTGACTTTTCATACACTTACTTTGCTTTGAATTATATAGACTGTGAATGCTTGCTTAaccaatgaaaaaaaatctaggcAAACATGTTTGATTTTCAGTATCTGTGAAGCAACCATCCCTGTTGCATGAGAAGAAAAATTAATTTCATACTGCAAAAGGCAGAGATCATTTTGAAATTCATCAGCGCGGTAGATTTTCCTGCATCGGCAATGCAAGACACTTCTTTTAATAACCTGCACTTTTCTCGTTCAGCATAAAACATATATGAAAGTCGACAACCTAAAAACAACCTGAAATATTGCATCAAAATACTTGCTTTTGTTTGGCACTATGCATCAAGAAGGCAGTCTCTAATACTGGAAGCAAGAAAAGGTGTGCATTTTTGTTTAATTCTTAAATTTCCATATGCCCAGAAAAAATATCCACCACTGACATCCTTGTGTTTGAAGCCTTCATCATAGGAAGAAAGGACACATTCACTTTGCCACGTTACCACAGGACAAGTGAACTAAATGGAGGATATGTTTTGCTGCAGTGAGGTTCAAAAAGAAGGACTCAAGCTGATTTCCCATATTAATGGTTTTTGGTACGTAAATTCAGTATTCTACATAAAAATCTTACATGGCCTCTAgtctttaaaactattttaagacTTCTGGCTATGCAATATGAACTTAAAATACCTCACTAATGGAAGTGCTCTAACAGAGAGCTGCATAGGCTTTGCATGCCAAATAGTACAAGAAATGTCAGTTCTCTGTGCCATGTAACaagattataaaatatatttagatctttaaaacagtgtttaAGACAAGTATAGGTTTCTTCTGATCCACCAGCATTTCCATCCTAAATTACAACAAACTAGGTCACCATGCTTCAGCGTATATTGTGACTAGAAATACAACTATCATCATTTTATAATCTTTCCTTTTAACACACCCCACCCATGAATCTTTGAGTTTCAAGTTCCTGTCCATAAACAACTAAATCTACTAAGCTTGACCACATCTGACAAATACAAACACTGCTAGCGGCCATATTTTCATTTTAACATTTGGCTTGCATTTTTAATCACAATTAATATttacaaaatggaagaaaattgcCAGTAAATTTGAAGTGAGCAGCTAATATCCAGATAATGTAAGTCTAGATTAAACCACAACAGGGCAACATCTGAAGTTAGTCAACATCTATTTTTAGTAATGATTTATAATCTACCACCAAAATCTATCGCCCTTGCTAGAGGACACCAGCTCAACGCTCAGTAATGAGAAAAATAATGTCGAACAGACTAGAAAATGGTACCAATTCATTCTGATTAGATCAAAGAGAAATTCTGTTAACACAGAGCCATAAATGTGTTTTATTACCCTAGTTTTAGGGTCCAgtattttttaaagcacacaaaatttttaacatttaaaaaagtCTAATGTTTAAATGTTCAATGATTTAGGACATGTATTGGTCTCATTGCTTACAGATACAGTTGCAGTAATCTCGACTGCACCCGTTTTATTGATCAGGTGCATTAATtcgacagcaaaagaaaaataggATTTTTTGCTCTGACAAATACTACAGAGAACATCCATATTCACATATGAATGATCATGAAACTCAAAATGTCAGAGGAATGAgctacatgtttttaaaattaccctTTCAACCATATAGTTCTAATGAAATcattataaaaagacaaatcCATGTAATTTACGCAGTCTAACATATTTGCTTATATTTTGTATCTAGGATAATAAAATAATCTCACCTGAAAAGGAAAGATATTGTCAGTTCTGTTCAAACTGTCTTCCATCCAAGATTTTGGAGCAAAAGCAGAGCTGGGCCGTGCATACTTCTGCAACTGGATATGATTACTTGGAAAATTCTTCTTTAGGGGTGAGATGGAGTTCAGGGGTGTTATTCCTCCATTCAGTCCCCTGCGATGGTCTCGGCCTTGGgaccctccccacccaccatatccaccaccaccaccaggactCCATGAAGAAGATGGTGTAGGTGATGGGCTTTGGTAGCTGCTCCATGGAGAAGGTGGTTTGTTAAGATTATTAGCAAGATGAGGCAGTTGATTAAAAGCAGCATTTCTATGTGTAAATGGAGGTGGATGCGGGCTTGCAGGAGACCTCCTCTGTTGTTGATGCTGATTGTGATGATGCTGGAAATGGGGGTGATGAGGGTGGTGCTGAGAAAGGGGTCCAATCTGAGGGGAAAAGCTACCTCCAAAGCCAGGACTGACATGATGTGGAAAATTCTGAAACAGCAGAGCACCATTATTAGCTGAAGCAGGAGGTACCCCTCCCTGGTGGAAAAAACTTGCATCTTCATTGATAattgttgaagaagaaggagcTATAGCTGCTGACCAGTTACTGAAACCAGTCAGAGAAGATGCAGTAGATGTCAGGGGCTGACTTGAAGTACCGAGCCCTGTAGCTTCTTGATAATCAAATCCTGTTAACACTGGTGACTCTAttcttattttctcttttctACTGCCATTCTCAGAAGAGTTATCCCCCTGGTTTTCTTCAGATTTACCTTTTTCAGATTCAGGCAGCATGCCTGCTTCCTGGCTTTGGCCAGGGGAAAGCTGCTGTTTTTCTAGGGAGTCTTGCTTTTCCTGTTGCTGCGTTTTAGATTTTTCTGACCCCAGAATCTCATCCTGTATGTTATGGGCAGCTGGAGCAGGAAAGAGCCAAGCTGACCCAGCATTGCTGCCATTGGCAGCTGTGTTATTTATAAAAGCAGCAGGGCTGGGGGTTGCATTTTGATGATGGTGTGGAGGTTGCAGATGAGGATGAAATCTGACTGGAAAAGCTGACTTATTCCCAGTGTTGTTTTGTACTAACACTCCAAACCCGTAATCCCCCATTTATTATATATAGGATTTGAATTCCgcctggaaagaaaaaaacaaagcttaaaaatgtttcttccttCCTTAGAAAACAACTTTGTTTACAGATCCTTTTCTTTTCTACTCACAAATATCTGATTTGGATATTATTCCTGGTTTCTTACAAGTGAGATCACTTAAAATATTGACATGGGTCAGTCtgtgttttcttccttcctttagcCAGAAGGAATAGAAAGTAAATCTTTGGTTAAAAAATAAGAGGTTTCCTTTTCCTACAAGGAAATGTTCAAAAATGAAATAGGGATGAAAGAAAGCTCTTAGGAACAAAATTAAGGGTTAACTTTTTTAACTATTCTGTTTTTTCCTTATCAACAGCCTCAACCTGTCCATGTAAGGGTTAATGGAAAAAAGATATCATGACACTCCTTCACAGctccaaaaatatatttaaatctgGAATAATTTAATAAATTCTATATAATCTAATATATATTTGTGTTCTATTCTGACAGTCTTTGCTGCTGAGAATGGAAAGATTTTACCTCAGGATTTCAATAGAAACGAGTTGTAC of Sphaerodactylus townsendi isolate TG3544 linkage group LG03, MPM_Stown_v2.3, whole genome shotgun sequence contains these proteins:
- the CPEB4 gene encoding cytoplasmic polyadenylation element-binding protein 4 isoform X1, with the protein product MGDYGFGVLVQNNTGNKSAFPVRFHPHLQPPHHHQNATPSPAAFINNTAANGSNAGSAWLFPAPAAHNIQDEILGSEKSKTQQQEKQDSLEKQQLSPGQSQEAGMLPESEKGKSEENQGDNSSENGSRKEKIRIESPVLTGFDYQEATGLGTSSQPLTSTASSLTGFSNWSAAIAPSSSTIINEDASFFHQGGVPPASANNGALLFQNFPHHVSPGFGGSFSPQIGPLSQHHPHHPHFQHHHNQHQQQRRSPASPHPPPFTHRNAAFNQLPHLANNLNKPPSPWSSYQSPSPTPSSSWSPGGGGGYGGWGGSQGRDHRRGLNGGITPLNSISPLKKNFPSNHIQLQKYARPSSAFAPKSWMEDSLNRTDNIFPFQDRTRTFDMHSLENSLIDIMRAENDSLKARTYGRRRGQSSLFPMEDGFLDDGRGDQTLHSGLGSPHCFSHQNGERVERYSRKVFVGGLPPDIDEDEITASFRRFGPLIVDWPHKAESKSYFPPKGYAFLLFQDESSVQALIDACIEEDGKLYLCVSSPTIKDKPVQIRPWNLSDSDFVMDGSQPLDPRKTIFVGGVPRPLRAVELAMIMDRLYGGVCYAGIDTDPELKYPKGAGRVAFSNQQSYIAAISARFVQLQHGEIDKRVEVKPYVLDDQLCDECQGARCGGKFAPFFCANVTCLQYYCEYCWAAIHSRAGREFHKPLVKEGGDRPRHISFRWN
- the CPEB4 gene encoding cytoplasmic polyadenylation element-binding protein 4 isoform X2; translation: MGDYGFGVLVQNNTGNKSAFPVRFHPHLQPPHHHQNATPSPAAFINNTAANGSNAGSAWLFPAPAAHNIQDEILGSEKSKTQQQEKQDSLEKQQLSPGQSQEAGMLPESEKGKSEENQGDNSSENGSRKEKIRIESPVLTGFDYQEATGLGTSSQPLTSTASSLTGFSNWSAAIAPSSSTIINEDASFFHQGGVPPASANNGALLFQNFPHHVSPGFGGSFSPQIGPLSQHHPHHPHFQHHHNQHQQQRRSPASPHPPPFTHRNAAFNQLPHLANNLNKPPSPWSSYQSPSPTPSSSWSPGGGGGYGGWGGSQGRDHRRGLNGGITPLNSISPLKKNFPSNHIQLQKYARPSSAFAPKSWMEDSLNRTDNIFPFQDRTRTFDMHSLENSLIDIMRAENDSLKGQSSLFPMEDGFLDDGRGDQTLHSGLGSPHCFSHQNGERVERYSRKVFVGGLPPDIDEDEITASFRRFGPLIVDWPHKAESKSYFPPKGYAFLLFQDESSVQALIDACIEEDGKLYLCVSSPTIKDKPVQIRPWNLSDSDFVMDGSQPLDPRKTIFVGGVPRPLRAVELAMIMDRLYGGVCYAGIDTDPELKYPKGAGRVAFSNQQSYIAAISARFVQLQHGEIDKRVEVKPYVLDDQLCDECQGARCGGKFAPFFCANVTCLQYYCEYCWAAIHSRAGREFHKPLVKEGGDRPRHISFRWN